The Drosophila suzukii chromosome X, CBGP_Dsuzu_IsoJpt1.0, whole genome shotgun sequence DNA window AGCAGGCGAGTTGGCCAAAAGGATAGCGCGTAAATTGGCCTGGAATTTGTTGGCCGCATCAATTTGCAGTTGGCTCAGGCGGCGCACGCGCACTTCGCACGCCTTGACCTTGATGGGATTGGTGGCCTGTTCGTTTTCCTGGGGCTCCTTGTCCTTGGGTTCGAGGGCCGAATTAATTAACATTTCGGACAAGCGGCGCACGCGCACTTTGCCAACATTCGAGTAGTTCAATCCCTGCGGCGGCTGTGGTTTCGGGAAATCCATGTTACCTTTTTTTCTCAAAGTGATTTCGCAGTTCGTCTTCGCAGTTTTTCGGCTTTCTGAAAAAGTCCAAGTTCTGTCTTGTCATTGGACCGGCCGAAGTCGTGTAGGGTCGCTCCTTTTTCGCCTATCGATGGATTTCCACTTTGAAGCAGGGCTACTATCAAAATCAAAAcgaaaaattcaaaaatgtgTGTAAGAAAACAGAACACTTGGCAAGCCACAAAAGTAACAAAATACCTGAGTTGTATGGAGAATATTGCAAAATCGGCGATGGGATGGAGATCTTTCTGTCAAAGGATCACAGAAGAGCTTCAAAATAAAAGCACACTCAAAATCCAGTCCCAAAATAAAAACCTGATACATATTTTTatcatttgttttttttctttttacaatacatacatattatttTGCTCATTAATACATTGAATTTACATTTAATTCAAGATGATCCAcacttaaatttaattatagaaTAAATGTGCATGAAAGCAATTTAGTTCTTATAAAATCTACGTTGTCAAAAAAAGGGGGAAATGAACAATACGTATTCCTTTAGCGTATAACTAACATAACGATCTGTTTAAGCAACTTAAACATTAGAAATTATTTATCTGATTTCCTGctaattttttctttaatctttcgtactaatttatttatttccactGCTTTGCGCACATATGTATGCAAATTGAGTAAGTGAGTTGTGTTGTTTTAAGTCCAGTAAGCTGACTAGATCAGCAACTTATTCAAGTGCAAATTATTCAAGTTTGCATCATTAGCTTTCTCttacaaaaaaatacattattattttaaatctgAGTACCTGTTCAAAATGAAGATGTCTTTAAAAGTAAACATACGACTATTTCTTGATCATAAGGGGAACATATTTAAAATCCTGACTAAGTTCAAACCTAATCGGTTCTAAATCCacctttttttgtgtgtgtggtgtgtgtgtgtggggggaggggggtgagtgtgtgtgtggttgTTCGTATATACTTTAGTACTTGGTGTGCAATTAGACTGGTTCCTAGGATTCTAACGCAGTCATTATATCGTCCAGTGTTCCCCTGGAAATCGCATGGCGGCTGGAGTTTAACTGGAAGTCGGGTTCTGAAAGGCGAAAGCACACAATTTAATTAGTAAAAGGTACTTTAAAAGGATACGTTAATTAGTAAGGGCAGAGTCAGTAAAAAGGGTAAAACATTTGTAAGTAATCGCAATAAAATGCCAAACATGGGTATGTAAATAACAAATGCCTAAACCAAATAGCATTTATAGCAATTTTTTTAGTTCCAAATTTAGTTGTAAAGTAATTTCTTCAACAAGATTTTCCATTACAGCCGAACGACGCAGCATCGCGTTTTAATGATACTTCATTTTAATTGCCTTGTGTGataaaaagtgaaaaatgGCATTGTAAGTACTTGTTCTTATGAAGACTGTACGATACATGATGCAAACAACTCACGGAATGTGTAAATCATTAGGAAATGATTTTACACTATTTAAAATGGGGTTTTCTATAATAGGGGAATTTTTCGCAATGAACCAAGATAAAGGATAATTGACGTACTGTAAGATTTGAAAACTTAAGCTTCTCTACTTGTAATCTACAAATAAATATGATATTATTGGTTGTGCTTAGCGGATCATGGAGTTGGTCTCCCACTTACCGACAAGCTGGCCAAGAACCTCGTCATCCAACGTGGGCATGGAGTCAATGGGCGAGTAGTATGGCGCTGACGCACTGGATCCGCTGGTGGGATCGCCGCCGTTCGTGGTCCTAGGGGCCGAGGGCGGGGTCATCAGCTCCGCGGGAAGCTCGGCGGGATCGAGGGTATCATCTGTCATGGGTTCTGCTAGTTGTTCCTCAACGGATCCCGCTGGATTTTCCTCCTCCTGGATGACATCTTCTGCTAGGGGTACAGCTGGCGGCTTATCGTGATCGCTGGCGGACTTGAAGCTGCAATCGGATTCGCCGGAGTCAAGGCGGCTGCGCGGCTTGGGTGTACTGAGGCGGGATGAGGGAGTGTGCAACTGACGGACGTCGTCCAAGGACGTCTGGATCTCCAGAATATCGTCTTGGTTCTCCTCAGTGGTGGACGGCAGCTGGGGCGGGGTTGGCAATTCCCTAAACTCATCAGCCTGCTCTACATCCTCCTCAATGTTTTCCTCGCCTGTGGGCTTTTGTGAAGATTCATGGACAATTTCGGAAGTATTCCCCGCGTTTTCACCTAATTCCATTTCGGTGTCCTCCTGCGGATCTTCTTGAGCAACTTCTGGATTTTCCTCCGCTTTGTCTTCTATTTTTTCCTCTAGTTTGTCTTCCACTTTTTCTTCAGCTTTGTCTTCAACACTTTCATCTGGATTTTCCTCTGCTGCATCTACAGATTTTTCCTGTGCTTCTCCGTCTCTTTCTAATTCATTTGTAGCAGCTTCCTCTGCTTTGTTTTCGCGCTCTTTTGATGGCGTTTCCTCTTCTGGTGGTTTGATTTCCGGTTTTTCGGCGGCTTTTACTTCTGTGGCTGGAGTAAGTTTTTCCTTTGCAATCTCATTTTTCTTATCCTTCTTTTCCTGTTTTTTCTCCTTTTCCTTGTGCGATTTGTCAGCCTTTTCCTTATCCTTGGAGGCCTTATCCGTCTTTTTATTACCGCTCTCTTTGTGGGGTTTAGGCTGCTTTTTTAGATTATCCTTCAGCTTTTTTGGAGCCGGCTTTTCATCCTCATCGTCACTGATGGTCGTGGTGAAGgatattttctttttcttgaTAGGAGGCGTTCCAGTTCTCTTTATTCCCGGCAGCTCGTTGGGCACTGGTCGTGAAAAGGGAAGAATTGCATTAGTTTTTGCCATCTTCTTGTTAGTTCTTAGTATAGTATAGCATATGATCTCTTTTTGAACTCCATAACACTAACAAAGTGCCGATGCTCCCACTTTGGTTGGCTTTTATAAAACTTAGTATATTTAAATAGTATTAGAATATGTGCAGAAATCAAGAAAAATGTGTGTTTTAAGAAAGTGCAGTGCAGTTGcagttaataaaatatttatttgagtTCCAAAACCAATAGTTACATAGATTACGTGttataaattaattacatGTGCAAAAAAAGAGACAAATGTGTTTTTAAAAAGTGCTTGCAGTtgacaaaatatttatttgaatttcatAACCAATAGTTaattatgtatgtattagtATGGATCTGACTTAAAGTTTAAAACTATAAGCTAACTGATAAATAGAGCACTATTTATAGCTCGTCTAGGGTGACAAAAATGTTTGCTTTTGCTTATGGCTAACAGTGATTACCAATAGTTACATAGATGAAGtgatttaaattaatttacatGCAACCATAAATGAGTAATGACCACAGCACACCATACATAAAATTCATGAGTACTCTTAACTCTTCACCATTATTCCTTAAATGTACTTAGATCAAGAAAATATGTTCTTTCGTCAAACTGCCTATTGCATCTACCTACCTATGTACTCCTCATCCTCGCCGGAATTCGGGCCGTCGTCCAGTCGCAGGCTGGCCAAACTGGAGAGCGGTAGACGCTGGTGCGGACGCTTGAGACGCGCGCCCATCGGTGACCCATTGCAGGAGCGGCGCTTTCCCTTCGTGCGGGATCCTCCAGAAGTGGATGGCCCGGCAGATGGCGAAAAGAGCGGCGTGGAGGTTAGAGCTATGTCCTCCAGCACATTGCCGGTGGCATCCACGCGCTGCAGGCGTGTGGGCTTGGGCGTCGACCTCGATGAAAACGAACCGAAAGTAGCCCGGCGCGATGGCCCCTCCGGGCTGCCCAGAATCTCGACGGCCTCGCTGAAGGACACCGATAGATTGGACTTCCGGTTACGTCCCTTCCTGGACCCGCCAATCGGGCGTGGGCTGCACTCCGGCCACTGCTCGGGCCAGGGCGTCCTCTTGATCTTGACCACGCAGCCAAAGAAACGGGCACCGAAACGATTGATCAATTCCTGGCTGGCGTTGCGGCCCCGAATCGGCTTGCTCAGCAACTTGGACTTCGGCTTGGGCTTTTCGGGCGACTTGGACTGTGCCTTCATCGCCCCCCTTCTGGTCAAATTTGGAGGGGGCGTGTGTGTGCGCGCCAACTGATTGAGAGCCCGCTTCTTGGCGCCGTTCTGCAGAGGAACCTTGATGTGAAAATTGGTCTGGGGCGGCGACTTTGGTTTCTTGGGCGGCGATGGGTTGCCCTTCCTGGGCCTGCCACGCACCTTACTTCCGCCTGGGCGGGAACGAGAGCGAGACCAGTCGGTCTCCTGGGCAAAAGTTGAATTGGCCACTGACTTGAAGGCCGAATCGATTTCATGCTGGGCCAAGCGACGCACTCGCACCTCACACTGCCGATCGAAGTTAATCTTGCCCGGCGGCTGGTCGCTAAACATTTTCTGCTGCGCCTTGGTCTTGGTGGGCATGGTGGTCATCTGCTGGTCCTCCTCCGAGTCCTCATCGTCCGGCAGAGGCTCGGCGGGTCTTTTCTTGTGGGGTTTCAATGGATACGATTGTGCGGACCCAGCGGATTTCTTGTTTGAAGTGGCCTTGTTGGACTCCTCGCtctttttcggttttttgAACGAAGTTTCATCTTGCTCCTCATCGGAAGAACCCTTCAAGTCCACAATATCTTCTCCAAATTTCTTTATAGCTTTCGGCATTTTGAAGGGAGATATCTCTAATTCCTGATCAATATCATCTGAATTCTTACTGGTTATTTTAAAGGTCGACTCGTCGAGCGTTGGCTCCTTGTCCAAATCGTCGTCGTTCGAAAGGTTTCCGCCGTCTAGGATGTctgaaataatataataaaaaaaaccaaacaaatttGGGGGGAATGATTATAATGTTGGGGAAACCGAAACACACTGGgtaagccaaaaaaaaaggatttaCCTGAGTTGTATGGAGAATCTGGCGGTATCGGCGAGGGGGTGGAGATCTTTCTATCAACCGGATTTATCGTTGTCGGCGGCGGCGCCGCTTTTACTATATCAAAAATGTCCATTGTAGCAGAATGCCGCCCGTTGCGATTTTCCcacaaaaattaaaaccacCAGGAACGCACGTTTCCCTCACGTTTATCAGGCGAATTGGCTGCGTTTCAGCCCGGTTTTAAGTCTCCTTTTCCCCACGCACAATTCCTGGCGCCCGCCAAGCACACAGTTCGTCCAGGAAATCTGCAGATGCTCTCTAAAATCGCGTTTTCATTCAGCAAAATCTCTGATAAATTTTAGACTTTTAAAGACGCCATCACCCGATGTGACCGTCGCGTATGAAAATACCCGCGTAATTGCGGTATTCGTCGGTATACACCCCCGCCTCCGCCGTTTTTTAGGTTATATTTCGCGCCACCTACAGCAGCCCTGAATTGTGggattacatttttataaatgggATAAAATATGAATAAGAAACAGAAGAAATGTCTGCATTTATTCTTAACAACCCTTTAAAACTAAGAGAAGTTTTAAGTTATTTCAATTTAAGAAACATTTAAAGGCAAACAATTATATGTAGGCCCACTGTGCCAATGGTTTGGGTCCTCGCTAAGGGCTGCCACCGTGAGCGGTATTTTCTGGTATATGGCGGTATTTCAAAAACACCTCACCTGGTATATTTTAGCTTTCGCGTGGTGGTCACTCAGAGTGGGCGAAAAAAAACATTCGTTAATTCACCGTCGTCGATCGAACGCTGtatttttttccagtgcaATATTCGGCCGATGAATAAAAAGTGCTTGAATTGAagtacttaaaaataaataaaataaataaataaagtcaGAAAGAACCGTGGTGTGGGAGAAAGAGAGGGAGGTGAAATtaactgctgctgctgaggTGTGTGCTTCTGTacgtgtgtgtatgtgtgacGTTTACAGCAGCAAAAAGTTCGGTGTTGTCAAAATTTTGGAGTATTTTAAACGATTCTCGGATCGGATGTGAGTTGATCGCGAGTCATTGATCTAATCGGATGTGGAAGAGTCTTGCTGATTGCAAACGTGTCTAAAAAAACGATAAACAACGGCAATTTGTTGCTGccgcaacagcaacagcagcacaCAAACACCACCACCCCCCGTTCCAGCCTAACGGTTTATTCACAGTGGCAGaagcagaagaagaagaagaagaggtACGTTCCAGCATCAGcatctttatttatattttatgtgtGGTTCGGTTCGTCTTCTTCCGTAGAAAACTACGTGTGTATGTAAACATTATCAACGAAAATTGGAGTGAGAAAAAATACAGAAACTTTCTTTCGCTTCTTGTCTATGTGGGTTTTtgcgtgcgtgtgtgtgtctgtgtatGAGTTGTGgtctttttcgtttttttttttcaaattagCGAAGCAGCAAAAGAAAAATTGGTACAACTTTTATGTGCATTAATGTAATTAAATGCGTCCATTGTCCATCGTCCATCACCATTCATCATCATTCATCATAGTTTCATCGGTCCGCAGCTTCGttgggaaacaacaacaatgatAACGGGGCAGTCCTGCCCTTCctttttccatttccattctTATTGCGATTCCCATTGCccacttccacttccacttcTACTCGCCATCCCCATTCCCTTCGCTTCCCTTCTACACCTCTTCCACACCCACCTCATCAGCTGCTTGTGTTGCGTTGTAACCTTGTCTTGCTTTCCTTTCCTTTACTTTCCACCCACTTTTCGTGGGCCCACCGTACAGTGGGTAAAGTTCGGCtggagaaaaataaaatctaaACTAAACTAgcaaatttcaaaaaatgacctccaaattgtatttaaagttCGATTTTGCAAATCATGTTTAGTTAGcttgttttaaaataatcagtaagcataatttaattaaaattattcaGATATAATGGGAACCAATAAATGTTAAGACctgataataataatcaaaatgaTCAAGTTTGTTATAAGGAATGACCAAATAACTAAACACACTTTTTCCAAATATcgcttaaaatgttttaaatttatatacaaAAACCTTACATTGCCCACTGTGCATCGCCCCATCTCGCTCTGACCCGCTCTGCGCCTGCGCATTCCAACTTCGGCGACACCTTGCACGCAGCGTTGCCACCTTGCACACGGCCCACGTAGACGCAACGAACAGTGAGGGTAAACAATATAATACTACTTACCGGATGAATTAAGGGTTAATAGGAAAATTATTTCTCATATTACCTGAGATAAATGGTAATGATTCCAACAAGAGGCTTTCGTGTTGAGTATTTCTTCGCGCCAATTTTATCTTACATTTTGCATAATTAACAAGTTTGGTATACATATATTACTAAAATACAAGCGAATTTCCTTGAAAGTAGCTCAAAGATTAGTGAACTTTTGTTCATCTGCCGGTTTGTGATAAGCTTGTTTTTGGGTTTTCATCCGCATGTAGATTAAATCTACGTGCAACTTCGTGGTTTTTGGCAGTTTTCTCTGAAATAAATTGAGATCTTAAAGATGACTAAAAGCAAAAAATTACTGATAGGGTATTTCATTATCAGTATCGTTATAGACATATTAAATGTTTACATTTAGCCTCaattatttcataatttttgaattGATAATAAAGTCCTACACCTTTGACCTCTGCTGTACTAGACACATCGTACTCCagttttgttattttttgtgGGAGAGGTTGCGTGCTTATtcaaatttcatttaaatcacGAGCATTAAAACTAGTGGAACACATGGAGCAGAAAGTCATCGTCATGTTAATTATGATCATAAATTTGCAGAGCTCGTGGGTGTGGGTGTATCATCTGTCATTATCTGGGGAAGGTTGGAGCAGGATAGCCTTCATTCTGTCGTCTCTGgccaaaaaacaaaagccaTGCTATGTACTTTTTTCGGTTTATTCCAATCGGAATTCTTTTTGCTTTTAGCGGGTTTTTCAACTATCTGCTCAAGTGTTTTCGCCATGTTTCATTATTTGCATTGTTTTATGATATTTTGGCGGCTGTTTGATAGTTATTATGTTTTCCATTTCGAACGCGAGCTTTTGACCTTCGTAGCAGAgccgcaaaaaaaaaaatatatgtcaAAAATAATTTGCACTTGAGTCTGTTTCCCTATCGCCGTTTcgtatatacatacatatctttTTTAACGGATCATAACAAGCGCTTGCCAACACGTTTTCGCGCAACCATACTAAACTGAAATTAAGTAAGCCAACTGGAAAATAACAGAGATCACTGGAGAAATGGGCACTGCAAACTAAATAGTAACATGTTGTGAAAAAAGAAATGAACAAATTGTTCTTGTACATGtgcataaattaaataataattaatggAGTCAAGTTCATGATCGAGTTTCGacccttttttttgggttcaACGAAAGCAGTAATTAGAGAGGCTATAATTTATCGGTCTTCAGTGGGTTCCCCTTAAACTATGTATGCATGTTTTTCAAAAAGATTGACAACCTCATCGTGTCTTTTGCGATTGCGCAGCCGTCTTTGTTTTCGCAAACTTGCCGTTATGTAAAATTCAGGCAAACATAAAAACATGCAGTCAATACTTCGAAAAAAACGAAGAAATATCGAAAGAAACAACAATGGGGCCCGGTATCTCAGCATCCAATCCACAGTCACAGCCATGGTATTGTGGCCACTTGGCCAACTGGAGGCCTGGAGACTGCCCCAAAGCATAGAAAATCAGGGAACAACGGAGGCGGTAATGGCGATTCAGAAATGTGTGCCAATCTCCATCCAGACGTGTTGGTATTTCGGCTCACAGTAAATGCCCGTTAATTGAGCCAGTTTTGgatgaaatatattttcgaTACAACTTTCGATAACTTACTTAATTTCTAAAGATTTTCTCCAAGTCGATAACCCGAAATACATCACTGTAATGCAATATTAGATTGTATATTCTTGAAAATATtatctaaatatatataataactATATACTGTAATAGTAATATTTACAATCAATCTGAAAGTACTAATGTctaatattttcaaaagtttaaacaataaaattagATATGCTATCTTTCCCTACTTATTTCAACATTATTCAATACACACTGTATTCGGCTAAATTCCTGTTTTGAAGCAATGAATTTACAGTTTCGACCACAATGTCTGGTTGGTATGTTGGTTTTTTTCTCTAGCCAGTTTTCATTCCTGATTTGTTGGAGTTTTGGCTTACTTATTTTCAGTCATTCAACAGCAATTGCAGACACATAtcgtttttgttatttattattgcTCGGAACTGAAGGAGTTTCGTCtgtttccatttccatttcaatttCAGTCTCGGTTTCGGTTTCTTGCTGCTGTTGAAATCCAAAACGCCTCAAATATTGCGTTGAAAACACTTTTTATTGGAGCACTTGTGAATGCTACTGGGAATATATGTTTATTTCAGCCAATAGCAACTGAAACAACAATGGCACTAGTACACCGCCAGAAAGATTAAAGAAGTATTGGCTAAATTGAAATTAACTATATTCAAACGTGTCGTAAAAATCCTTTATGGAATTGAACTTGACATTTGCTAATTAAAATGATTAAACTTAAAGGTCAATGCTTTCCATGATGATCATCTCATTAAGTATTGAAGTAAAAAAAACAGGCAACACAACAAATTACTTATATTATTGCCACATTGCTACTTAAGCTTATCCCAATCGTTTTTCTGAGTGCAACAGTAGCATACAGCAGCATTTTGTGAATAAATTATGTTAATGAGTTGGGAGTCAGCAGGGGCTTTTGTGGGGTGGCTAAAAAACTCAGGGGAATTGTGTTTCATAATTTCATTTGCGGCTGCTTTTCCGTTTGTTTCATATTTCGAGTTCGCTTGGCTCTATTTCATCGTGCGCCTGTTTTATCCAATCTCTTGCTG harbors:
- the HP5 gene encoding nucleolar protein dao-5 isoform X1, translating into MDIFDIVKAAPPPTTINPVDRKISTPSPIPPDSPYNSDILDGGNLSNDDDLDKEPTLDESTFKITSKNSDDIDQELEISPFKMPKAIKKFGEDIVDLKGSSDEEQDETSFKKPKKSEESNKATSNKKSAGSAQSYPLKPHKKRPAEPLPDDEDSEEDQQMTTMPTKTKAQQKMFSDQPPGKINFDRQCEVRVRRLAQHEIDSAFKSVANSTFAQETDWSRSRSRPGGSKVRGRPRKGNPSPPKKPKSPPQTNFHIKVPLQNGAKKRALNQLARTHTPPPNLTRRGAMKAQSKSPEKPKPKSKLLSKPIRGRNASQELINRFGARFFGCVVKIKRTPWPEQWPECSPRPIGGSRKGRNRKSNLSVSFSEAVEILGSPEGPSRRATFGSFSSRSTPKPTRLQRVDATGNVLEDIALTSTPLFSPSAGPSTSGGSRTKGKRRSCNGSPMGARLKRPHQRLPLSSLASLRLDDGPNSGEDEEYIVPNELPGIKRTGTPPIKKKKISFTTTISDDEDEKPAPKKLKDNLKKQPKPHKESGNKKTDKASKDKEKADKSHKEKEKKQEKKDKKNEIAKEKLTPATEVKAAEKPEIKPPEEETPSKERENKAEEAATNELERDGEAQEKSVDAAEENPDESVEDKAEEKVEDKLEEKIEDKAEENPEVAQEDPQEDTEMELGENAGNTSEIVHESSQKPTGEENIEEDVEQADEFRELPTPPQLPSTTEENQDDILEIQTSLDDVRQLHTPSSRLSTPKPRSRLDSGESDCSFKSASDHDKPPAVPLAEDVIQEEENPAGSVEEQLAEPMTDDTLDPAELPAELMTPPSAPRTTNGGDPTSGSSASAPYYSPIDSMPTLDDEVLGQLVEPDFQLNSSRHAISRGTLDDIMTALES
- the HP5 gene encoding nucleolar protein dao-5 isoform X2 encodes the protein MDIFDIVKAAPPPTTINPVDRKISTPSPIPPDSPYNSDILDGGNLSNDDDLDKEPTLDESTFKITSKNSDDIDQELEISPFKMPKAIKKFGEDIVDLKGSSDEEQDETSFKKPKKSEESNKATSNKKSAGSAQSYPLKPHKKRPAEPLPDDEDSEEDQQMTTMPTKTKAQQKMFSDQPPGKINFDRQCEVRVRRLAQHEIDSAFKSVANSTFAQETDWSRSRSRPGGSKVRGRPRKGNPSPPKKPKSPPQTNFHIKVPLQNGAKKRALNQLARTHTPPPNLTRRGAMKAQSKSPEKPKPKSKLLSKPIRGRNASQELINRFGARFFGCVVKIKRTPWPEQWPECSPRPIGGSRKGRNRKSNLSVSFSEAVEILGSPEGPSRRATFGSFSSRSTPKPTRLQRVDATGNVLEDIALTSTPLFSPSAGPSTSGGSRTKGKRRSCNGSPMGARLKRPHQRLPLSSLASLRLDDGPNSGEDEEYIVPNELPGIKRTGTPPIKKKKISFTTTISDDEDEKPAPKKLKDNLKKQPKPHKESGNKKTDKASKDKEKADKSHKEKEKKQEKKDKKNEIAKEKLTPATEVKAAEKPEIKPPEEETPSKERENKAEEAATNELERDGEAQEKSVDAAEENPDESVEDKAEEKVEDKLEEKIEDKAEENPEVAQEDPQEDTEMELGENAGNTSEIVHESSQKPTGEENIEEDVEQADEFRELPTPPQLPSTTEENQDDILEIQTSLDDVRQLHTPSSRLSTPKPRSRLDSGESDCSFKSASDHDKPPAVPLAEDVIQEEENPAGSVEEQLAEPMTDDTLDPAELPAELMTPPSAPRTTNGGDPTSGSSASAPYYSPIDSMPTLDDEVLGQLVDYK